The Terriglobia bacterium genome includes the window TCCTTCACCGGCTCATAAACTTCGTAATAAAAATATAGGTGCTGGCTGGGCGAGAAGACGTGCAGCACGTTGGGAATCAGCTCCTCGCCATCTTTGGCCAGGACGTTTTCCGAATTACGCTTGCCCGCATTCTGGATCTGTGTGCCCATCACCACCGAGCTGAGCTTCAGCGGCGCCTTTTCCCGCTTGTAATCGGGAATGACGACATCGGTCTCGAACGAGCCCAGCCGCCCGCTCTGGTTTTCGCGCAGCACGAACTTCAAGTGGAACTTGCCGGGCGGCAGCGTGAAGCCGGCCTGGTACTGCACGTTCTTGCGGCGCACCTGCTGCGATTCGTCGAGATTGAGCTTGACGGTGTCGCGCACGTTGCCGACGGGACGCTGCAGTTCGTCGCGCACCACGCCGATGATGTCAAGCGTCGCCTTGTCCTTGTCGCCCGATTGGGTGAACGGAATTTCCGACCCCGGCACCACCAGCGATACCGGCACGTAGAAGCGCGAATCGCTGAGGCGGAAGTAAGCGGCGGAGAGAAAGACGTCGAGGTCGGTGGACGACAGCTCCGAACTCAATTCATCCAGCAACTGCTGCTCGCGGTCGTCCTTGTTGGAATGCGCAAAGTCGCGTGGCGCGTAGTAGCCCTTGCGGAATTCGATCTTGACGTTCGGCACCGAGGTCTTCACGGTGATCTTGCGGAAACGCCCGTCGCGCGCGGGATTCGAGCTGCGATAGCCGAGCACGTAGTACGCGGAAGTGTCTTCCTGGACTTTCTTGAAGACGGCGCCGAAGTCGTTGGAATCGAGGAAGGCGCGCCCGCCGGTGTCGGCGGCCAGGGTGACCAGCGTTTCCTGGGTGGAGAAATTGGAATCGAAGGCATTGCGCACCGACGCGCCCGAGTAAGGCGAGGTTCCGCGCAGGCTGGCCTGCTGCGCCTCGCCGCCGGGAATAATGGCCTGCAAGCCGCGCATGTCCATCGGATAAATGGCGACGTTGCCGCGCACCGCGCGGTTGATGGCGTTGCGCAACTGCGACTGGTTCTCGATCCCGGTCTTGTCCATGCCGCTGCTGAAATAAATGACCGACTTTTTTTGCTCGATGCGGGAGAGCGAGTCGGCCAGCGACTGCAGCGCTTCCAGCCGCCGGTCGGTGTTGAAGATGTTGTATTCGGTGTCGTCCGGCGTGAAGGGCTGCGCGGTATCGGCGGTGCCCTCGGTGTCGCCGGTTATCCCGGCGTCGAATCCTCCTCCGCTCGATGGATTCATTCGTGCCAGCGCTTTGACCAATAGGTCGTGGTCCGATGTAAGGTCCTGGTTCACTTGCAGCGATGACGCCAGCGAGATCACGGCGACCATGTCGGAGGGCGTCATCTGCTTGTCCACGAACTTCTGCGCCGCCTGCACCG containing:
- a CDS encoding VWA domain-containing protein; amino-acid sequence: MLVPPLPGQQQGGALYRFRVETDVVLANVVVRDKSGAIVRGLKKEDFTLYEDGKQQRIDSFDFEQTDTQAVPQPAQAVLVAPRTTPSVPVVKPTDKLEFRDHRIVVLFFDLTSMQPEEIERAVQAAQKFVDKQMTPSDMVAVISLASSLQVNQDLTSDHDLLVKALARMNPSSGGGFDAGITGDTEGTADTAQPFTPDDTEYNIFNTDRRLEALQSLADSLSRIEQKKSVIYFSSGMDKTGIENQSQLRNAINRAVRGNVAIYPMDMRGLQAIIPGGEAQQASLRGTSPYSGASVRNAFDSNFSTQETLVTLAADTGGRAFLDSNDFGAVFKKVQEDTSAYYVLGYRSSNPARDGRFRKITVKTSVPNVKIEFRKGYYAPRDFAHSNKDDREQQLLDELSSELSSTDLDVFLSAAYFRLSDSRFYVPVSLVVPGSEIPFTQSGDKDKATLDIIGVVRDELQRPVGNVRDTVKLNLDESQQVRRKNVQYQAGFTLPPGKFHLKFVLRENQSGRLGSFETDVVIPDYKREKAPLKLSSVVMGTQIQNAGKRNSENVLAKDGEELIPNVLHVFSPSQHLYFYYEVYEPVKDTHAADKTKQIRLLTSIQFFQGRVKAFETPLVEAHQLTAPDRKAAVFQFDVPLSQLKPGLYTCQVTVIDDAAGTFAFPRLALLVKSDAVKPATGGE